Within the Zea mays cultivar B73 chromosome 10, Zm-B73-REFERENCE-NAM-5.0, whole genome shotgun sequence genome, the region TACTACCTTAAAAACAAGTCATTACCTTCATCCCCAACTATTTGCATCTAGTTGATAGTATTTCCATTCGCCTTGGACATGAGCTCTGCCAATGACTGTAAATCCCCAACCTGAAAGATTAGAATAATTGGCAGGTTACAAAGAAGGAATGAAGTCTTCGAAGGCCTTCCACAGTCAAAAGAGTTGAGAGAATCAATACGGCAATACCTTGTGTTTGCAAAAGCATGAGATGGTAAGTGGCAGCCCAGAACATAATTGAATAAATGTATCAATTTTGAGATGACAAATAATGGAACAACACACAAGTTTGTAAAGACATAAAGAATGCTAGTAGCATATGCTTCAACTTCAGATCTGCCCATGTGAAATCGTTTTGGAGAAAAACCAGGAAGACGAGCCAGCACTGCACGATGTAATCATCGATTCACATGAAACATCCCTCCCTGCGTCGTAAACAAGCACTCAAACCACTATAGCACCAGCTTTCAACAATTTATTTATTTTTCCTTCTATAAGCTCCTCAACAAGATGGGGGAAATTTCAATGAATAATACGAATGTGCATTAGTAGAAAATTGGAAGCAAATGTAAATCGTGATTCTTTTCTTTTCAAATTTTGTCACTCACCTATCTATGCACATTGGTCAAAGAATATGGAGAAACCGCCCAACGAGGAAAGAGATAAGTATACAAGGAACACAACAAGGAAGGAGAAAGTGGGGGAGcaaagagagaaagaaagaaagaaagaatgaTCTTTTCCATCGTGCTACTTGTCTCTCGTCAACCGTTTCACTGGGCCATCTATTGATCTGGTGCCCTGTCCCTGTGTGGGTTGTTCGCTAGTTAATCGAAGGTAATCTAGCCGTTGATCATGCGGCAGCAGCGGCATCCGAGATGTCGGCGTCAACCGCCTTCTGATCCTGCTCTCTCTTGCTTCATCACCTTTTTCAACGGGAGAACCATGGCCTAGGGACAGGCGATTCGGCGCGTGCGGCGGCTCGCAGTTGGCAGCCACCATGGTCCATGGCGGCTAGTCGGTGTCGGTGAGGTCGAACTCGTCGGTGCCAGAGTGGGAGAGCACGGAGAGGCGACCGGTGCCTGCACGGGACAGCGGCGCCGCCCCGCAGGCTACGAGGGCGCGCTTCAGGGCGACCACAACCTCGGTCATGGACGGACGTTCGCAGCCCACGGGTCCCACGCAGTCGGCGATGAGGTAGCCCACATAGGCCAGCGCCTCGGCCTCGCCGGGCGTGGGCGCGGGTCGAGCACGCGCGCGATGTCGTCGGCCAGGATGTGCGGCACCGCGAACTCAACCACGTTCTTGGACGTCACGCTCTCGGCGTAGCGCTGCACGACGCGACAGCCGTACACGAGCTCCAGGAGCACCACGCTAAAGTTGTACACGTCGCTATTGTCCGTCAGGTGCTACAGCCGGTAGTACTCCGGGTCCATGTACCCCACCATGCCCCCCGTGTAGGGCGGCTCCTGCGGCGTGCCGGCGCTGGCACTGGGAGGACAGCCCGAAGTCGGCGATCTTGGCCGTCCACGCGTCATCGAGCAGGATGTACTCGATGCCCCGCGCTGCACCAAGCGCGATGGTCAGGTGGCCGCGCCACGACGACACAGCCGCCGCCAAGGGGCTGCGACTGTGGAGCTGGTCGTGCAACGTGCTATTCGCCATGAACTCGTACACCAGCACACGCTCGCCGGAGTCAGCGCAGCAGCCCAGCAGACACACGATGTTCTTGTGGTTGGCACGCGCCAGCGCGGTCAGCTCCGAGTCGAACGCCGTCTCTCGGTCTCAGTGCCACGCCACTGAGCTTGATGCCTTTGCCGAGTCCTCGATGTGCTTGATCGCGACCTCGCGCCCGTCGGGCAGGGTGCCACGGTACACGGACCCGAAGCTGCCGGTCCCGATCTGGCTGTCGTCGGAGAACCCGTCCGTCGAGGCGTGGAGCATGTCCAGCGTGAAGTTCTCCACCACCACGCTGCCAGGCCCCCTACTCCTGCTGGACCCGACCCTCGGCGGCATCAGCAACTGCTGCGCACCACCGGAGGTATCCTGTTCGTTCCTGCAGCGGCGCGGCGCCGGTGACACCACAGGACCAGCGTGAACTGCAATGCCACGAAGAAGACAAGGAAAGCGGCGGCCCCGCTGCAATGGTAATCCACATGGTCCTCCTACTCCTGTCGCCCTTCACGGGGACGAGCGATGCGTTGGGCCTGGCGACGTTGAGCTCGAACGCGCAGTCGACGCAGACGCAGCGGCCATCGTCGCAGAGGTTGGCGGAGCCCGGCAAGACGCCGCATTGGCACAAGGACATGGGCAGGCAGGGGCCCGGTAAGACGCGACCGAAGACGAGGCGGTTGGTGGCGTTGAACTCAGGTTCGCCCCAGCAGACCAGGGCCCAGCAGACCAGGGAGTAGTTGGCCATGAACACGCCACAAAAGGCCTTGTCGTACGCGCGCACGTCGAGGAACTGGGCGCGCACGAGTCAGGCTGGCGGCACGGCCACGCCGTCGCCGAAGCAGCGGATGGTGGAATCCGGCGACAGCGGCTGCCGCCGTGTCGTTCCCGGAGCAACGGATGGACGCCGGCGTCCCTTTGAGGATCCCGCACACGAAGCTGTCCCCCACGGCGGCGACGGCGAACCGGAGGTCCCTGGAGATGTTGAGGCCGCGCCAACGCCAGCAGTGGAGCTCCCTGCTGCTGAGCACCCCGCAGACGCGGTACTCTCCCGAGGACAGCGCCCGGAGCCCTTGAGCAGACGCTGTTGGGGAAGGCAGCCGCGAGACCAAGTGGACGAGATCTTTGAGGGAGAGGATGGGAAGAAAGATGTTGTGGGCTAGGAGCGGAGCGGAGGATGTCGAGACGCCATGGATGGAAGGGCGTCGTGGGGAGGCGAGATTTGCGGGCGCGGCTGCACAAATGGGAAGAAATATCTGGCGCGGGCGCGACGGCTGCCATGGATGCGTCGGCATAGATGGGAAGGAGTCGCCCGTGCGCGGAGGGATCGCGGCTGCACAAATGGTAAGAAATTTCTGGCGCGGGCGCGCCGGCTGCCATGGAAGGGCGTCGCGGAGGGTCAGTCGGTCATGCGCGGTGGGGGAGGCGCGATTTGTGGGGAGCCGCCCGTGCGCGGAGGGATCGCGGCTGCACATATGGGAAGAAATATATGGCGCGGGCGCGGCGGCTGCCATGGAAGGGCGTCGCGGAGGGTCAGTCGGTCATGCGCGGTGGGGGAGGCGCGATTTGTGGGGGAGCAGCCCGTGCGCAGAGGGATCTCGCCGCGGATCCATCTCGCCCCAGGGAAGGGGAGCGGGGCGCGCGGGCAGACGGACGTCGAGAGGGAGAACATGGCGCACgagtgtggacgcctacaatgagaacttatagagtagtagagattatatagtgaattaatagtctactaggtatgtgcccgtgtgttgcgacgacgtataaattattcgataaatattagtgcacaacgattacatgaaaacggacaacatatatatcatcaaccCCATATCTCACAAATTAACACTAATGACATGAAATTTGTGTGCAATTCAAATAGtgataaaatacattgatatgTAAAAATATTATATGTTATTCTATACTTTTATTAGCATCACCAAAAGTGGACGTTTATATATCTTAAAAGATATATAAGATTGTACATGTGCTTTATCATTGATAAAAAATGAACAATGATAAATATGTAGCGAATATTAATCAACATTGATTCCATAGAAGGATAGTATGTAACAAAAATGAGCAGCGTGATTTTTGGCTGCTTTATTCGATAGATCAAGCCAGGGAAGAGCTTTGCTTCATACTGGGAAGCGAAAGGTCGAGCAAAATGTCAGAACAGTAGCAGGAAAAATCAACAAGGTTGCTGAGAGAATTATGTTAAAAAAGATGAGGAATGCAACTTACACTTAAATCAATTCACAATTAAAAGAAAGATAGGTCAAGAATTTGTGTAGCAGCCTGATAGATGAATTGGGGAAAATAGTGATACCTTTAAATCAATTCACAAAAGCGTGAAGTTATACATAGTTGACTCACAATTAAAATAAAGGGAGATCACGGATTTGTGTAGCAGACTAATAGATGAATTGAGAAAAAATGATGACACTCTTAAATCAATTCATAAAAGTGTGAGGTAGACAACTGTGTCGCAACCCATTTTCTTCCTGATTCAACAAATTAACGCGACTAAGAATGGCATTAGATGGGAGTGCTTTACCACATATACAGAAGTTCAGGATAGAGACACCGAACTGAAACAACATATTGTATAGAAGTATGGACTAATAAGACAAAGGATAGGGCTAAGGGGATTGGATCACCTTGAATAGGTTAATCTTTGTGATTTGACAGGAACGACAACATGTTGAACATATTAAGCTAGTATATAGGACATAGTTTGAGCCATCAAAATTTTTGGATAAGTCTACAGTTTCATATAAATGTTGTGATCTCACAGGAACTACAATTTTATATAAAGGGAAACCATGAATTTTAAGGTCAGGTAGATATATTTTTAGACAAAACTTTGGACACCATACTGCATATCATATTAGTGTTTGTGAAAAGAGGTGTGGTTTCATATTTAAGTGACTGatgttttaaaaaataaaaaatctgACAAGTGCTAAAATAGCTCATGTGGTACACTTAATATACAAAATGTCGTGCAGGACATATTGTCCACAAATATTGATTCAACtacaactaaaactctatttattTACGGAAGGGGTGCACGAATGATAAAGCTACAATCAATTAGAGAAAAGGAAACATATATAAAACTTAGACACACAAACCTGAAATTGCCAAATGAACAACCACACGAGTAGTTCTCTATTTTGTAAACCAAGTCTGTTTGTGTTTCAGAGAGGTGTGGTGTTCATATTTGAGTGCTCAGAGTTGTCTTCCATCCTATACTCGAGCATCGCAAGATTTGGGCGGGGCTAGCGCGTAGAATGGGAAGTACTCGAGCATCGCAAGATCCGGGCGGGGTTGGCGCGTAGAATGGGAAGAATGAGATGGCGGGGTGGTCCTGCACTTGCAATGGGATGCGGGCCGATGGTGGTCCTGTGCACTGGATAGCAACGAGGGGATTGGGTTGCGATTCCTTCCATGGCGACGAGGCATGGATTGCGTTTGGGGTGCGGAGGATATGGGCGGGGCATCCGCGGTGCATGGGAAGAACAATTGGGCAGGGTGGTCCTACGCGCGCGGGTCGTCGGCGATGGGATTCCTGCGCGCTGGATTGCTGTGAGGTGTGGATAGCGGTGAGGGGATGTGTTTCCTTGTGTGGCAGTGACATGATTTTTCCTTCCATGGCCGATTGCGGCTAGGACCATGCAGATGCAGGGATAGTGGGGGAGGGCACGCACGGGGAAGAAGGGAGACACTAACATGTGGGTCGTATGCGTCGTGAGGAGGCAgaactataggtgtacattcgggccgcccgacccggcccggcccaagcccgaaaaggcccgtattgtttgaattttgGACCGGGCCGACCCGTTTGAATTTTGGGCCGTGCCGGCCAACGTGCCTAGCCCTCGACCCACGGCCCgacccgtaattgcttaaacgtgccgggctcatttcggacggcccgaaattcacattatggcccgaaattcaaaacaaatttaataaaccaaataaaagataagacaaataaattcgaccaaaagcaaacttaatatttgtattaagttaccagagctatgcaatgactacatcgtttacaaatcattttgttagaaataAAAAGAGTATAATAAGCTCTAtataaagttcgtaagttcagttcattATCTAATATTCATAACAAAactaaaattacatcacatactctaattcaaagctacaaaaaaacatctaactaacattatatctagctttgtgttctttatcaagtacatgaaagtgtggaatgaagtgttattttaataaatatatgaacattttcgtgcctctatatgggtcatttcgtgcctgccttaaacgggtcgtgctcgtgcccgcccatgggccgcgacctcggcccgaacccggcccgatatatcgAGCCGTACCGGCCCGACACTAAAATATTTCGGGTCGTGCCGGGGCCGTGCTTTTTTCCCGTGCTTCAGGCCGACCCATCAGGCCcgacccaaatgtacacctataggcagaaccgtgcaccatggTCTATGTTAGGTTCTTATATAGTAGTAGAGATAAATATGAAATAAAAAATCATAACACGATATTAAaagtaatctaaattataattgtTATATATATATCATTAAAGACTAAGAAACAAGTCAGATAtttataaaattatctaatatCCATCATTATTGTGTAGTCCAATATCCATTATTATTGTGTAGGTTGATTATTTTTGTACAGTttacgagccggctcgcgagccagagTGGCTCCCTACGAAAACCtgactcggctcggctcgctcgaaGTTCGCGAGCCGCTCCGAGCTAAGCCGCTCCAAGCTCGAGCCGGCTCGTGAACTTCGAGCTTTTTTTTCTAGCCCTATTGTGTTGTTTGCCCACTGCCCTGCAACACACGAGTCAGAGTGAGAGAGAAAGCTGACTGTGTGAGGCGGTAATAAAGGCCACAGTATCACAGCAGGTTTGGCTGGTACGCACCGTGCACATGCGCCTGCCTGCCCTGCATCATGGTTCATTCAAAACTGATGAAACTACCTTGGTCTCGGTCGAGTACGTGTACGTGTACGTTCGTACTCGTACTCGCTGCCATGTGGCTGCGTGTTTTCTACTTTATTGCTTTATGAGACGTCCTCAGATCTTTTCTCTTCTCTAGGCCTTTTCTGCAATAGATACCTTCTCTAATCTCTACTTTGTTGTCAGCATCATTGTTAGAACATCCATAATCtaaaaggttgtaaggcaccatcTCTGTCACAAGATACGTGCATATCTTATATCCATATTTTTGATGAATGTGTTTTAGATAATTTTTATGTCGAGTCACAAATATTCTCTGACTTCCTTTATGTATCCTTAAATGCTACAAATTTAATTTTTGTGCTAATAGCAACTTCGTCCAATTATAAAAGAAGAAAACATGTATAACTTTAAAGTAACTTAACTGGATATATTGTACAAATATTTTTCTTCATAAGTTTAGTCAAATTAAAGAAAGTTTGACTTAAGATAAATTTGAATCTTTTATATTTTAGAATAGAGGAAGCTATCTTGCTTTATGTGTAAACATTGTTTCTTATCTAAGGAATAATTTCTCATATTTTCTCAATTTCAATACAATGTTATCATTTTGTCAAGTCTGTATTTTTTTTATTTCAGTTCCTTTTTAAAAAAAAAGGTTCGTGTTTCAAACCCTAGATGAACTAACTCCCATATTTAGACCAAAGGGTCAATGTCATAGCCTATTGCGACAAGGTTATACGTCTCGACAACATAAGCCATGATGCTAAGGTATGATGCACCATCCAGGGAGGCCGCTAACGTGGTAGGACCTTGACGTCAAGATCCATGGCGTCAATGTTGGTGCCACAGATCTTGACATCAACCTCGAGGCCATTGACCTTGCTGTCCAGGACCAGTCtatactaaaatggacgcccgtgATGCATCCAAACTTCGATTAGGTTGggctttatatggatggaaagctAAGGAGATAAGCTTTCCAACCCAACTAAAATCACATTAAAATTCATCAGGAGTCAACGTGAATCgtagaaacaagtcagcgttcagattttgttttggtgctgcgacaccgtctgttggttgTTGGGTCGTGTATCGTGTTGAAGCCCATTAGGGGTGCAGCCAAGGGTCACACACGCCCCTAACCTTTATTTTATCAGCAGCCACCACCACATTACGGTTTGGGTTTTGCATAGATCATATCTGTCATCGAACATTATCGTCGTTCATCAGTTTGTGAGACCCTCACCTCGTGATCAACACAGTTTTGGTTGTGTTCTTCCTATTCTTGCTTGTGTTTTTATTGCTCTTGTAGGGATAATCCTTTGTGGCGAGGTCACTTGAGTTTCATGGGTGATAATCAacggagcagtggtgtagtgattacGAGGATCCGTTCGCTCAGAGCCGTGGATCAACAACGTCAAAATTTCCACCCAATCGAGTTATCCTACCTCACAGAAGAATGAGCCTTGCGTTCTATCAATTGTTAATATATACTAATTTAAACTTATATAAATAACTTATTGTATTTCTCCTTGAAGGGAAATAACGATGTGGTGAGCATGCCACTAAGGTAGCACATCCCAGGTTTGAAAGAAGGAAGATGGAGAAGCATAAAATGAAAGCTCTTTCCACATCTTGTCTCAAATTGTTGAGGCCAATGAGGGCAGCATGGATGGGAAAGACAACTCTAGGATTTGTGAGATAATAGATCTATCTGAAGCAGAGTACTATACAAAATAAAAGGAAGCAAAAATAGGAAGATACATAGATTTGTGAGGCCGCTAATTGTAACAccacgtccaatccctggaccaggggtacttactcctgacagctcgctaggatcatatattgtccccacagaccaacacgggtcttttgtgtgcactttgtcgtcactcatgcgcacccgagaaaactttccggtcggtcacccatcctaaaTTGTTCCAAGCCAAGCACACCTAACCTGGAGATTCTttcaagataggcttccgaaaaagaagatgcaccttgttgttatgagtactctattaatactATTAAGCCTTGAgccaggatatcccatcccaggggccaggatatcacaatccacccccttagaagaccgacgtcctcgccggtcaaccccaatccaggaacatctcctcttagccacgtctatgtgtctagtgtcgtcatatgccatgccatgtgaccacgccATGCTCACATGTgtaatgcgccatatacccgaaccccctagcccacacacgcccgtgaaacctcgagggtcggctctgataccacttgtaataccccgtccaatccctggaccggcggtacttactccttgcagctcgctaggatcatatattgtccctacagaccaacacgggtcttttgtgcgcactttgtcctcactcatgcgcacccgagaaaactttcgGGTCTGTCACCCATCCTAAATTGCTCTAAGTCAAGCTCGCTTAACCTAgatgttctttcgagataggcttccgaaaaataagatgcacattgttgatatgagtactctattaatactATTAAGCCTTGAGCAAGGATATCCCATCCCAAGGGTCAGGAAATCACACTAATCAATCGGAGGCCAAATTCTACTGCTATAAGGAAAATGGGTTGAAGAGGTGCCCAGCAACATGTGCCAAGTTATGGTAGAGGATTAGGACGAGGATGATGAGTTGCTATATGACAGTGATGATTACTATTGTAGAATTTCATGTGTTGATTTTTTTACATGTAGTGTAATATTTCTACATCTTTGAGTGTACTTTATCCCATGAATTTGAAACATTTTGTTTTAGTGAACTATTCATCTAACTTCTATATCATATCCTAATACTTCGTGTTAATGTTACTTGTATTACGTGTTGTAGACTTGTCCGAACATTAATATGCCACATAAAAATTTTACATAGTTTCCCCTATTTCTAGAGCATCCTATTAAACAAACATGACTTTAATATTTGCTCCGTCGTTGTTTTCGGGTGCATCTTAGGGGTGTCGTCAACGAGGGTTGCCTTGCCTTTTTTTATTGGCGAGGATCGCCTTCGCATCGTTGCCAGGGAGGTGGTGGCCTTGGAAGTCGCTTTCTTGGACCATCGTGGGTTtgctttgtcgtagcacgaacggtgggcgccaaatgttgggacCGACTGACACGTGGTCAGGTGGCCCAAACACTCGGGAGGGAGCGAGCTCAGGTGCACAACAATATAGTAGGTAGGGAACAATAGTGTCTTGTTAAGTGTGCCCGGTCCATGTATAGTGCATGATATTTATAGGTAACGGTGCAGGCAGATGGGTCCCCTAAGTATTGTCATACCCCCAGTTACTTGTTACAGCTTCAGAATATTTCCCCTTACGGGGTCATTACAGTGATGAgaagtgttgggggtatgcttcgtagctgaagatcctaaagaaagaaacactttcggcagatcctttccaaagcagtgCCGAAGTTATCGCCtacaaagcttcggcacagtgacatgtttcaagacgaaggggtgaaccgacttaaagatgaaatgacttaaagacccatgatattctgtgtcattattgtagttgattgtaaagggcataaatgtaattatacacaggctgcgccctgtgcctataaataggtgaacagtacccatgtactgttcacggaatcctgtaatcacgcattgggcatttgcttCTGTATTACACTGGTATTTcagctttccttcaagccgaaggtacatttataatttgttacaatttctataataataaaatagaaatgagttaataataatcagTTGCTTATATTATTTTTTCATATTTTATgtaaatccttcttcattatttattgtgcttatgaaggtatgtcatttataaccttcgtccgaaattcattatatcccaagggagataatgcttcgaaggacgaaggactttaacatttaacactttctatgttgccttgttcttaactcttagcatttgagaacaagtccccaacattggcgcccacctccggtgaactcacatccacttgctgagctgatggcttcgttcaaagctggagttgcttcggctccgaagtttgtgctcccgataataggcggttcatgctcagagccggctaacaagaaacagaagaatgaggcacagagaagggtacaacatgtaggggtacaaggacccttcatcaagtcaagatggtctcacatcccaattaccttctctcaagaggatcttcagctcaaggattacccacacaatgatgctatggttatctcttgtgtgatcaaaggatttctggtccacaatgttttggttgatacaggcagtgcagcggatattatatttgctaaggccttcagacaaatgcaagagcccgaagacaagatccatgatgccacacatcccctttgtggcttcgtaggaaggcagattgtagcactcgacaaGATCACAAtgacagtaaccttcggatttatcaacaacacaaggactgaacaagttgtgtttgatattgttgacatggaatacccctacaatgcaatcattggtcatggtactctcaatgcctttgaagcaattcttcatccagcatatctttgcatgaagataccttcggaccaagggcccattgctattcatggaagtcaggaagctgccagaagggccgaaggaaactggacagactcaaaagcaattcataacatagatggagctgaagcttgtgagcaatacaagtacagaagagagaaagctgcttcggccgatcagccgaagcccatgctcttatgcgatgacatagcagagcagaaggtgctattgggatctcaactgtccgaagaataggaaaaaaccttgataaggtttctgttcaacaacaaagatgtttttgcatggtcagctaatgatctttgcggagtcaacagggatgttattgaacactcgctcaatgttgatccatccttcagacccagaaagcagaggcttcggaagatgtctgatgacaaggctgaaggtgctcggaatgaagtgaaaagactccttagcgtcgaagtcatcagagaagtaaaatacccagaatggctagccaacactgttatggtaaaaaaggccaacgacaaatggaggatgtgtattgattttactgacctcaacaaggcttgtccgaaagatgagtttccattgccaaggatagattccctagttgatgcagcagcttcatcagaatttatgagtctgctggattgctattcaggctatcatcaaatttggatgaagaaggaggatgagccaaaaaccagcttcataacccctagcggaacatattgttaccttcggatgcctgaggggctcaagaatgctgaaggaagcttcagcagaatgacagcgaaggttcttcattctcagataggcagaaatgtgctaacttatgtcgatgatatcattgtaaaaagcacgaagcaagaaaatcacattgctgatctgcaggagactttcgctaattttagacaggccggtctaaagctgaatccagaaaagtgtgtttttggagtaaagaaggggaaattccttggttgcctagtttcaacaaaagggattgaggctaatccaaataaaatcgaagcaattcttcgaatggaaccaccaagcacaaagaagggggctcagcgactgacaggaagacttgcatctctaaaccgattcatatctagatcagcagagagaaatctaccattttttgaagtactgaagtcagccgaagtttttcaatggggaccagttcagcagaaagccttcgacgagctgaagcagtatttgatagacctaacgacattaactccaccaacgccaggggctcctctgttgttatatgtggcagctttgcactcagcggtaagtgcggcacttgtccaagagaagcttgaagggcaagtcaaaaagcaagccccaatatacttcgtctccgaagttcttagtttatcaaagaaaaaattatacagaattggagaaggtgctgtatgatgttttgatggcttccaggaagcttcggcactattttcaagcatacaatataattgtcccttcttcacaaccattgaaggatattatgagaaatagagaagctactggaagggttggaaaatgggctgcggaactcaatgagttttgcattgattatgtgcatagatcttcgattcagtcccaggcgttagcagacttcattgctgactggacgccaggggctcaggaagaagaagcgagtaaagatgtcgaagcttggacagtattctgcgatggttcttggggaaccttcggggcaggagcagccgctgtgttggttgcaccctccaaagttaaaacttgctacgcagcaagacttgattttagctgcacaaataacattgctgagtacgaagctttgcttttgggtcttcggaagttaaaggcaatgggaattagaagggcggttcttaaaactgattcccaggttatttttggtcatattgacaagagttgtaaagcaagagacccgaagcttgagaaatatttagacacggttcgaatgatttgctagagaaaatgaacatgctgatcttcta harbors:
- the LOC100501927 gene encoding uncharacterized protein LOC100501927, giving the protein MAAGAPAPEISYHLCSRDPSAHGRLLPIYADASMAAVAPAPDISSHLCSRARKSRLPTTPFHPWRLDILRSAPSPQHLSSHPLPQRSRPLGLAAAFPNSVCSRAPGAVLGRVPRLRGAQQQGAPLLALARPQHLQGPPVRRRRRGGQLRVRDPQRDAGVHPLLRERHGGSRCRRIPPSAASATAWPCRQPDSCAPSSSTCARTTRPFVACSWPTTPWSAGPWSAGANLSSTPPTASSSVASYRAPACPCPCANAASCRAPPTSATMAAASASTARSSSTSPGPTHRSSP